One Microvirga thermotolerans DNA window includes the following coding sequences:
- a CDS encoding ABC transporter permease subunit codes for MLSFISRRLLTAIPTLFVIVTISFFLIRLAPGGPFDLERPLEAKVMENLNRIYQLDKPLIQQYWLYLSAVMRGDFGPSFILRDFTVGELFARGLPISMTLGALAITLAILVGGTLGTVAALRQNSLADYLVTGLGAMGLTIPNFVVAPVLQIVFGLALAWLPVAGWANGAPRNLVMPVIVLALPQIAVVARMTRAAMIENLRSNHIRTLRSLGLPWHVIVRHALRGASLPVISYLGPAAAALLTGSVVVETIFGLPGIGRYFVEGALNRDYTLVMGTVVVVAVFVLIFNLVVDILYAIVDPRIRYD; via the coding sequence TTGCTCTCCTTCATTTCGCGCCGTCTTCTGACGGCCATACCGACACTCTTCGTCATCGTGACGATCTCGTTCTTCCTGATCCGGCTCGCGCCCGGCGGCCCGTTCGACCTCGAGCGCCCCCTCGAAGCCAAGGTGATGGAGAACCTCAATCGGATCTACCAGCTCGACAAGCCGCTGATCCAGCAATACTGGCTCTATCTGTCCGCCGTGATGCGCGGGGATTTCGGCCCCTCCTTCATCCTGCGCGACTTCACCGTCGGCGAGCTCTTCGCCCGCGGCCTGCCGATCTCCATGACTCTGGGCGCCCTCGCCATCACTCTGGCGATCCTCGTCGGCGGCACCCTCGGAACGGTGGCCGCGCTGCGCCAGAACAGCCTCGCGGACTATCTCGTCACCGGCCTCGGCGCGATGGGCCTCACCATTCCGAACTTCGTCGTGGCGCCCGTGCTCCAGATCGTGTTCGGCCTTGCCCTCGCCTGGCTTCCCGTCGCCGGTTGGGCGAACGGCGCGCCGCGCAACCTCGTCATGCCGGTGATCGTCCTCGCCCTGCCGCAGATCGCGGTGGTGGCGCGCATGACCCGCGCGGCGATGATCGAGAACCTGCGCTCGAACCACATCAGGACCCTCCGCTCCCTCGGCCTGCCCTGGCACGTGATCGTGCGGCACGCCCTGCGCGGGGCATCCCTGCCGGTCATCTCCTATCTCGGCCCGGCCGCGGCCGCCCTGCTCACCGGCTCCGTGGTCGTCGAGACGATCTTCGGCCTGCCGGGCATCGGCCGCTACTTCGTCGAGGGCGCGCTGAACCGCGACTACACGCTCGTCATGGGCACCGTCGTGGTCGTGGCGGTCTTCGTTCTCATCTTCAACCTCGTGGTCGACATCCTCTACGCCATCGTCGATCCGCGCATCCGCTACGATTGA
- a CDS encoding c-type cytochrome, giving the protein MKRSMIAAGLLAIGVTAALAQADVVAQRQKLMKENAEHSRTIGAMLKDQAPFNLAQVQAALKTFDHTAKTGPILFTPDSKDGNSKAMPAVWEKKAEFDALFAKFGQDVQTAHSAIKDEASFKAEMPKVLQNCGTCHKTFRQPVG; this is encoded by the coding sequence ATGAAGCGGAGTATGATTGCGGCCGGGCTCCTGGCCATCGGGGTGACGGCGGCGCTCGCGCAGGCCGATGTCGTCGCGCAGCGGCAGAAGCTGATGAAGGAGAACGCCGAGCATTCGCGCACGATCGGCGCCATGCTCAAGGACCAGGCGCCGTTCAACCTCGCCCAGGTCCAGGCCGCCCTGAAGACCTTCGACCACACGGCGAAGACGGGGCCGATCCTTTTCACGCCCGATTCCAAGGACGGCAACTCGAAGGCCATGCCCGCCGTCTGGGAGAAGAAGGCGGAGTTCGATGCGCTCTTCGCCAAGTTCGGGCAGGATGTCCAAACGGCGCATTCCGCCATCAAGGACGAAGCCAGCTTCAAGGCCGAAATGCCGAAAGTTCTCCAGAACTGCGGCACCTGTCACAAGACCTTCCGTCAGCCTGTCGGCTAG
- a CDS encoding rhodanese-like domain-containing protein — translation MNGPVSAVDLDREEVKKGLEDGSILLVDVREPQEYAAGHIPGSVSHPLSTFDPDALPAGRRIVFSCAAGVRSLRAIEFAQAAGRDLREHYRGGFKDWVAAGEPVE, via the coding sequence ATGAACGGTCCGGTTTCCGCCGTCGATCTCGACCGGGAGGAGGTCAAGAAGGGGCTCGAGGACGGCTCCATTCTTTTGGTCGACGTCAGGGAGCCGCAGGAATACGCCGCCGGCCATATTCCCGGCTCCGTATCCCATCCGCTCTCGACCTTCGATCCGGATGCGTTGCCGGCCGGCCGGCGAATCGTATTCTCCTGCGCCGCCGGCGTTCGTTCCCTGCGCGCGATCGAGTTCGCACAGGCCGCCGGGCGCGACCTCCGCGAGCACTACCGGGGCGGGTTCAAGGACTGGGTCGCGGCGGGCGAGCCGGTCGAGTAG
- a CDS encoding c-type cytochrome: MRKILAVVLGLVVLGGVAFMALTSPTAWHVIHGEAGMGPEALAVAGHRPDPEKGRLLFFAGGCASCHATPGQDDKTRLGGGYALKSPFGTFHVPNLSPHRRDGIGAWTEADFVRAMREGLSPDGRHYYPAFPYTSYQRMSAADLGDLFAFLMTLAPVEGRAPPHDLPFPFNIRRGVGLWKLLFLDGQAFMPDPDRSAQWNRGAYLVEGPGHCAECHSERNALGAILPERRFAGGPDPEGRGTVPNITPSPSGIGGWSAEEVVTLLTTGETPTFDTVGGPMASVVRNTSQLPEADRRAMAEYILSLPPREGYKKPK, encoded by the coding sequence ATGCGCAAAATCCTTGCCGTGGTCCTTGGACTGGTCGTCCTTGGGGGCGTCGCGTTCATGGCGCTCACCTCGCCGACCGCTTGGCATGTGATCCACGGAGAGGCCGGGATGGGTCCCGAGGCCCTCGCCGTCGCCGGGCATCGCCCCGATCCCGAAAAGGGACGCCTTCTCTTCTTCGCCGGGGGCTGCGCGTCGTGCCACGCGACCCCGGGGCAGGACGACAAGACGCGCCTCGGTGGCGGCTATGCGCTCAAGTCTCCCTTCGGCACCTTCCACGTGCCCAATCTCTCGCCGCACAGGCGGGACGGAATCGGTGCCTGGACGGAGGCGGATTTCGTGCGCGCCATGCGCGAGGGCCTTTCGCCCGACGGCCGCCATTACTATCCAGCCTTTCCGTATACGTCCTATCAGCGCATGAGCGCCGCCGACCTGGGCGACCTGTTCGCCTTTCTGATGACCCTGGCCCCGGTCGAGGGCAGGGCGCCGCCCCACGACCTGCCGTTCCCCTTCAACATCCGGCGCGGGGTGGGGCTCTGGAAGCTCCTCTTCCTCGATGGACAGGCCTTCATGCCCGATCCGGACCGGTCCGCGCAGTGGAACCGGGGCGCCTATCTGGTCGAGGGGCCGGGACACTGCGCGGAATGCCACAGCGAGCGCAACGCGCTCGGCGCCATCCTTCCCGAGCGGCGCTTCGCGGGCGGGCCCGATCCCGAGGGGCGCGGCACGGTGCCGAACATCACCCCGAGCCCGAGCGGGATCGGCGGCTGGTCGGCGGAGGAGGTGGTGACGCTGCTCACGACCGGCGAGACCCCGACCTTCGATACGGTCGGCGGACCCATGGCCTCGGTGGTGCGCAACACGTCCCAGCTGCCGGAGGCGGACCGCAGGGCGATGGCCGAATACATCCTCTCCCTGCCGCCGCGGGAGGGATACAAGAAACCCAAATAG
- a CDS encoding helix-turn-helix domain-containing protein produces the protein MGVEGKERHRELETGAQVISGHLGKTIQRLRKAYNLSLSELAEQSGVAKSIISQIERNETNPTLATIWRLSQALDVSIERVLATSDEEPFIEKSTRADTPILVSEDGKVRLAIIGWLKTIEWLQWYDVQAEPGGVLDSDGHQRGSVECLSVLAGEFEVEVGGVVQRAKAGETLRYRCDRRHTVRAVGDGPGHATMVCILKAAVMD, from the coding sequence ATGGGCGTCGAAGGCAAGGAGCGGCACCGGGAGCTGGAGACCGGCGCGCAGGTCATTTCCGGCCATTTGGGCAAGACCATTCAGCGGCTGCGCAAGGCCTACAACCTGTCCCTGTCCGAGCTCGCGGAGCAGTCGGGCGTCGCGAAGTCGATCATCAGCCAGATCGAGCGGAACGAGACCAACCCGACGTTGGCCACCATCTGGCGCCTGAGCCAGGCCCTCGACGTGTCCATCGAGCGGGTCCTCGCCACCAGCGACGAGGAGCCCTTCATCGAGAAGTCGACCCGCGCCGACACCCCCATCCTCGTCTCCGAGGACGGCAAGGTGCGCCTGGCGATCATCGGCTGGCTCAAGACCATCGAGTGGCTGCAATGGTACGACGTGCAGGCGGAGCCGGGCGGCGTCCTCGACTCGGACGGCCACCAGCGCGGCTCGGTGGAGTGTCTGTCGGTCCTCGCCGGCGAGTTCGAGGTGGAGGTGGGCGGCGTGGTCCAGCGGGCCAAGGCCGGCGAGACCCTGCGCTACCGCTGCGACCGGCGGCACACGGTGCGCGCGGTCGGCGATGGCCCCGGCCATGCCACCATGGTCTGCATTCTCAAGGCCGCGGTGATGGACTGA
- a CDS encoding GlcG/HbpS family heme-binding protein has protein sequence MTELTLDAAQTIVAAALKAARERSFKPLSVAVYDGRGALKALASEDGTSLKRAEIAMGKAYGALALGVGSRALHKMATDRPYFVAAATHAVGGQLVPVPGGVLIKDAQGRILGAVGVSGDTSDNDEIAAAAGIEAAGLTFDTGA, from the coding sequence GTGACCGAACTCACCCTCGACGCTGCGCAGACCATCGTTGCGGCCGCCCTGAAGGCGGCGCGCGAGAGGTCCTTCAAGCCCCTCTCGGTGGCGGTCTATGACGGCCGCGGCGCCCTGAAGGCCCTTGCGTCCGAGGACGGCACCAGCCTCAAGCGGGCCGAGATCGCCATGGGCAAGGCCTACGGCGCCCTGGCCCTGGGCGTGGGATCCCGCGCCCTGCACAAGATGGCGACGGACCGCCCCTATTTCGTCGCCGCCGCGACCCATGCGGTCGGGGGCCAGCTGGTGCCCGTGCCGGGCGGGGTCTTGATCAAGGACGCCCAGGGGCGGATCCTGGGCGCCGTGGGCGTGTCGGGCGACACGTCCGACAACGACGAGATCGCCGCCGCGGCGGGCATCGAAGCGGCGGGACTGACGTTCGACACCGGGGCCTGA
- a CDS encoding ABC transporter permease subunit, with the protein MAEGAALPIETLAEPVAGRSLWVEARGRLLSNKAAVASIVLLSLIAIACVFGPFFTGHPFDQVYPDYVKVPASLEAYPKQDQIAPQIERIGARVRGKPENIEIKGDTVNVTLVGQRPIDDRLLAYFERSDLFGAAKVVEKTDEGRRLVVEVPLKKKYFFFGTDTNGRDLLTRTMKAGQISLAIGLLATFVAILIGVVYGATSGYLGGRADLIMMRIVDVIYSLPFIFFVIMLVVFFGRNFILMFIAVGAVEWLDMARIVRGQTLSIKRQEYVQAAEALGVETKGIIRRHVIPNTLGPVVVYMTLLVPKVILLESFLSFLGLGVQEPNTSLGVLISEGAKNIQGATWMLIYPSLTLIAILFCLNFIGDGLRDALDPKDR; encoded by the coding sequence ATGGCCGAAGGCGCTGCACTTCCCATCGAAACCCTTGCCGAACCCGTCGCCGGACGCTCCCTCTGGGTCGAGGCCCGGGGCCGGCTCCTCAGCAACAAGGCTGCCGTCGCCAGCATCGTCCTGCTGAGCCTCATCGCCATCGCCTGCGTGTTCGGGCCCTTCTTCACGGGGCACCCGTTCGACCAGGTCTATCCCGACTACGTGAAGGTCCCCGCGAGCCTGGAGGCCTACCCCAAGCAGGACCAGATCGCGCCGCAGATCGAGCGCATCGGCGCCCGCGTCCGCGGCAAGCCCGAGAACATCGAGATCAAGGGCGACACGGTGAACGTCACCCTTGTGGGCCAGCGGCCCATCGACGATCGGCTCCTCGCCTATTTCGAGCGCTCCGACCTCTTCGGAGCCGCGAAGGTGGTGGAGAAAACCGACGAAGGCAGGCGCCTCGTCGTCGAGGTGCCGCTGAAGAAGAAATATTTCTTCTTCGGCACGGACACCAATGGCCGCGACCTGCTCACCCGCACCATGAAGGCGGGGCAGATCTCGCTCGCCATCGGCCTCCTCGCCACCTTCGTCGCCATCCTGATCGGGGTGGTCTACGGCGCCACCTCCGGCTATCTCGGCGGGCGCGCCGACCTCATCATGATGCGCATCGTGGACGTGATCTACTCGCTGCCGTTCATCTTCTTCGTCATCATGCTGGTCGTGTTCTTCGGCCGCAACTTCATCCTGATGTTCATCGCGGTCGGCGCGGTGGAGTGGCTCGACATGGCCCGCATCGTGCGCGGCCAGACCCTGTCCATCAAGCGCCAGGAATACGTGCAGGCGGCCGAGGCGCTCGGGGTCGAGACCAAGGGCATCATCCGCCGCCACGTGATCCCGAACACCCTCGGCCCGGTCGTCGTCTACATGACGCTCCTCGTGCCCAAGGTCATTCTCCTGGAGAGCTTCCTCTCCTTCCTCGGCCTGGGCGTGCAGGAGCCCAACACCAGCCTCGGCGTGCTGATCTCCGAGGGCGCCAAGAACATCCAGGGCGCCACCTGGATGCTGATCTACCCCTCCCTTACCCTGATCGCGATCCTGTTCTGCCTCAACTTCATTGGTGACGGCTTGCGCGACGCTCTCGATCCCAAGGACCGTTGA
- the lysM gene encoding peptidoglycan-binding protein LysM — protein sequence MGLFKFIKDAGAKLFGGGAQAATADSLKKEVENHGFDANKFNIDVQGDKVKLSGQAVSQEEAEKIILSLGNTYGVAEVDTSDLQVQQPAKPSVMYTVQKGDTLWAIAEKHYGKGKGAKYTEIVKANSPPVKDPDMIQPGWVLRIPELT from the coding sequence ATGGGATTGTTCAAGTTCATCAAGGATGCGGGCGCGAAGCTGTTCGGCGGCGGAGCCCAGGCGGCGACGGCGGACAGCCTGAAAAAGGAGGTCGAGAACCACGGCTTCGACGCGAACAAGTTCAACATCGACGTCCAGGGCGACAAGGTGAAACTCTCCGGCCAGGCCGTCAGCCAGGAGGAGGCGGAGAAGATCATTCTCTCCCTCGGCAACACCTACGGAGTCGCGGAGGTCGACACCTCCGACCTCCAGGTGCAGCAGCCGGCGAAGCCTTCGGTCATGTACACGGTTCAGAAGGGCGACACCCTCTGGGCCATCGCCGAGAAGCACTACGGCAAGGGAAAGGGCGCCAAGTACACGGAGATCGTGAAGGCGAACTCGCCGCCCGTGAAGGATCCGGACATGATCCAGCCAGGCTGGGTCCTGCGCATCCCCGAACTCACCTGA
- a CDS encoding peptide ABC transporter substrate-binding protein: MALAAVATAALLGPAAAEVVYNRGNTGEPETLDTHKTSTVQEAHILRDMLEGLVTYNAQGQAVPGQAEKWEISDDGKTYRFTLRNGLKWSNGDPVTAEDFVYSYRRIMDPATGAKYANILYPIKNAEKINKGQAKPEELGVKAVDAKTVEITLEAPTPYFIELLTHQTSLPVHRGSVEKFGKDFVKPGNMVTNGAYKLAEFAPNSHIKLVKNENYWDAKNVKIDTVNFIPHPDLAAAVRRYEAGELDSMDELPADQIKSLKERFKDQVKLGPYLGSWFLVVNSSKAPFNDVRVRQALSMMIDREFIAEQIWGQTMQPGYSFMPPGVGNYGEPAYMDYKDMSPIDREEKAKALLKEAGFGPGKPLKLEIRYNTTDNNRNTVVAIAEQFKPAGIETSFINTDGKTHFAHLRDGGDFDIARYGWIADYSDPNNFLFLLKSDNKGFNYGKYNNPEFDKLLEQAAVEMDLKKRAEIFKKAEAILMKDMPWIPVMYYGKSNLISPKIKGFVQNTRGVYPSRFLSKEQ; the protein is encoded by the coding sequence ATGGCGCTCGCCGCCGTCGCCACCGCCGCCCTGCTCGGGCCGGCCGCGGCCGAGGTCGTCTACAACCGCGGCAACACCGGCGAGCCGGAAACGCTCGACACCCACAAGACCTCGACGGTCCAGGAAGCCCACATCCTGCGCGACATGCTCGAAGGCCTCGTGACCTACAACGCTCAGGGCCAGGCCGTTCCCGGCCAGGCCGAGAAGTGGGAGATCAGCGACGACGGCAAGACCTACCGCTTCACGCTGCGCAACGGCCTCAAGTGGTCCAACGGCGACCCGGTCACGGCCGAGGACTTCGTCTATTCCTATCGCCGCATCATGGATCCGGCGACCGGCGCGAAGTACGCGAACATCCTCTATCCGATCAAGAACGCCGAGAAGATCAACAAGGGTCAGGCGAAGCCCGAAGAGCTCGGCGTCAAGGCGGTCGACGCCAAGACCGTCGAGATCACCCTCGAGGCGCCGACGCCCTACTTCATCGAGCTCCTCACCCACCAGACCAGCCTGCCCGTCCACCGCGGATCGGTCGAGAAGTTCGGCAAGGACTTCGTGAAGCCCGGCAACATGGTGACGAACGGCGCCTACAAGCTGGCCGAGTTCGCCCCGAACTCCCACATCAAGCTCGTCAAGAACGAGAACTACTGGGACGCCAAGAACGTCAAGATCGACACGGTCAACTTCATCCCGCATCCGGACCTGGCCGCCGCCGTGCGCCGCTACGAGGCGGGCGAGCTCGATTCGATGGATGAGCTGCCGGCCGATCAGATCAAGTCGCTCAAGGAGCGCTTCAAGGATCAGGTGAAGCTCGGTCCGTATCTCGGCAGCTGGTTCCTGGTCGTGAACTCCTCCAAGGCGCCCTTCAACGACGTGCGCGTGCGTCAGGCGCTGTCGATGATGATCGACCGCGAGTTCATCGCCGAGCAGATCTGGGGCCAGACCATGCAGCCCGGCTACTCGTTCATGCCTCCGGGCGTGGGCAACTACGGCGAGCCGGCCTACATGGACTACAAGGACATGTCGCCCATCGACCGCGAGGAGAAGGCCAAGGCGCTCCTCAAGGAAGCCGGCTTCGGTCCGGGCAAGCCGCTGAAGCTCGAGATCCGCTACAACACCACGGACAACAACCGCAACACGGTGGTGGCCATCGCCGAGCAGTTCAAGCCGGCCGGGATCGAGACGTCCTTCATCAACACGGACGGCAAGACCCACTTCGCCCATCTGCGCGACGGCGGCGACTTCGACATCGCCCGCTACGGCTGGATCGCGGACTACTCCGATCCGAACAACTTCCTCTTCCTTCTGAAGAGCGACAACAAGGGCTTCAACTACGGCAAGTACAACAATCCGGAGTTCGACAAGCTCCTGGAGCAGGCCGCCGTGGAAATGGACCTCAAGAAGCGCGCCGAGATCTTCAAGAAGGCCGAGGCGATCCTCATGAAGGACATGCCGTGGATCCCGGTGATGTACTACGGCAAGAGCAACCTGATTTCGCCGAAGATCAAGGGCTTCGTGCAGAACACGCGCGGCGTCTATCCGTCGCGTTTCCTGTCGAAGGAACAGTAA
- the uraH gene encoding hydroxyisourate hydrolase — protein MGRLSTHVLDTANGRPARGIAVELFLLEGESRRAVTRAVTNADGRTDAPLLSGESFRTGTYELVFQVGAYFRAGGTPLADPPFLDVVPIRFSIAEPDGHYHVPLLVSPWSYSTYRGS, from the coding sequence ATGGGCCGATTGTCCACCCACGTCCTCGACACCGCCAACGGCCGTCCCGCCCGGGGCATCGCCGTCGAGCTCTTCCTGCTCGAGGGGGAGTCGCGCCGGGCCGTGACCCGGGCCGTCACCAACGCGGACGGGCGCACCGATGCGCCGCTCCTGTCGGGCGAATCCTTCCGGACCGGGACCTACGAGCTCGTCTTTCAGGTCGGGGCCTATTTCCGGGCGGGGGGGACGCCGCTGGCCGATCCGCCCTTCCTCGACGTCGTCCCGATCCGCTTCTCCATCGCCGAGCCGGACGGGCACTATCATGTGCCGCTCCTCGTCTCGCCGTGGAGCTATTCCACCTATCGAGGCAGCTGA
- a CDS encoding urate hydroxylase PuuD translates to MIDPQISEWISQLLRWLHVITAIAWIGSSFYFIHLDLSLKKREGLPAGVGGEAWQVHGGGFYNMRKYLVAPPELPKELTWFKWESYSTWITGFFLIVWVYYLHADLYTVDPAVRALAPWQVPLVGIGGIALSWLVYEGLCRSPLGRNDVALGAVLFVYILLTAFVFTRLFSGRAAFLHTGAMIATWMSASVFFVIIPNQKKVVADLIAGRSPDPALGKQAKQRSTHNNYLTLPVLFLMLSNHYPLAWSSRYAVGIVGCVLVAGAVVRHFFNSRHADKGSPWWTWAVAAGAIALAIWLSIAGKPGSANLAGAPAEGSPAALAAAFDEAVLAIQSRCSMCHAAEPVWDGIAVAPKGIRLDTPESIARHAELIRVQAVLTHAMPPNNITEMTLDERRAVAAWLAGKDAVLR, encoded by the coding sequence ATGATCGACCCGCAGATTTCCGAATGGATCAGCCAGCTCCTGCGTTGGCTTCACGTGATCACGGCCATCGCCTGGATCGGCTCGTCCTTCTATTTCATCCACCTCGACCTCAGCCTGAAGAAGCGCGAGGGCCTGCCGGCCGGCGTCGGCGGCGAGGCCTGGCAGGTCCATGGCGGCGGCTTCTACAACATGCGCAAGTACCTGGTGGCGCCGCCGGAGCTGCCGAAGGAGCTGACCTGGTTCAAGTGGGAGAGCTATTCCACCTGGATCACCGGCTTCTTCCTGATCGTCTGGGTCTACTACCTGCACGCCGACCTCTACACCGTCGATCCGGCAGTGCGGGCCCTGGCCCCGTGGCAGGTGCCGCTCGTGGGGATCGGCGGCATCGCCCTGAGCTGGCTGGTCTACGAGGGCCTCTGCCGCTCGCCGCTGGGCCGGAACGACGTCGCGCTCGGGGCCGTCCTCTTCGTCTACATTCTCCTGACCGCCTTCGTCTTCACCCGGCTGTTCAGCGGCCGGGCGGCCTTTCTCCACACGGGAGCGATGATCGCGACCTGGATGTCGGCGAGCGTCTTCTTCGTCATCATCCCGAACCAGAAGAAGGTGGTGGCGGACCTCATCGCCGGACGCTCGCCGGATCCCGCCCTCGGCAAGCAGGCCAAGCAGCGCTCGACCCACAACAACTACCTGACCCTGCCGGTGCTGTTCCTGATGCTCTCGAACCACTACCCGCTGGCGTGGTCGTCGAGATATGCGGTCGGGATCGTCGGCTGCGTCCTGGTGGCGGGCGCCGTCGTGAGGCATTTCTTCAATTCCCGGCACGCGGACAAGGGCTCTCCCTGGTGGACCTGGGCCGTCGCGGCCGGGGCGATCGCCCTGGCGATCTGGCTGTCGATCGCGGGCAAGCCCGGGAGCGCGAACCTGGCGGGCGCCCCTGCGGAGGGGAGCCCGGCGGCCCTCGCCGCCGCGTTCGACGAGGCGGTCCTCGCGATCCAGTCCCGCTGCTCCATGTGCCATGCCGCGGAGCCGGTCTGGGACGGCATCGCCGTCGCGCCCAAGGGCATCCGGCTCGATACGCCCGAGAGCATCGCCCGCCATGCGGAGCTCATCCGCGTCCAGGCGGTGCTCACCCATGCCATGCCGCCCAACAACATCACCGAGATGACCCTCGACGAGAGGCGCGCCGTGGCGGCCTGGCTCGCCGGCAAGGACGCCGTCCTGCGCTGA
- the puuE gene encoding allantoinase PuuE, whose amino-acid sequence MAETSYPRDLVGYGRNPPHPRWPDGARIAVQFVVNYEEGGENCILHGDRASEAFLSEIVGAQPWPGQRHMSMESIYEYGSRAGFWRLWRMFTGRGLPVTVYGVATALMRNPEAVAAMKEAGWEIASHGLKWIDYKDFSSDEERAHMREAIRIHTEATGSRPLGWYTGRTSEHTNRLVAEEGGFLYSADSYADDLPYWEPGPKGPLLIVPYTLDANDMRFATPQGFNSGDQFFAYLKDTFDTLYAEGEHAPKMMSVGLHCRLVGRPGRAAALARFLDYVMSHDAVWAAPRIDIARHWIRHHRPAGLKPSTMSRAVFVELFGDVFEHSPWIAERAYDEGFTAAQDTAEGLHAAMVHVLSQASREQKLALIRAHPDLAGRLKLADLTSDSRSEQTSAGLDSLSEEERDRFLSLNDAYKQKFGFPFIMAVKGRTKEEILAAFEERLRHDPDREFDTAVVQIELIALLRLKDRLPSLADVFSSLA is encoded by the coding sequence ATGGCCGAAACCTCCTATCCCCGCGACCTCGTCGGCTACGGCCGCAACCCGCCCCATCCGCGCTGGCCCGACGGGGCGCGGATCGCCGTCCAGTTCGTCGTCAACTACGAGGAGGGCGGGGAAAACTGCATCCTCCACGGCGACCGGGCATCGGAGGCGTTCCTGTCCGAGATCGTGGGCGCGCAGCCCTGGCCGGGGCAGCGGCACATGAGCATGGAGTCGATCTACGAGTACGGCTCCCGCGCCGGGTTCTGGCGCCTGTGGCGCATGTTCACCGGGCGCGGCCTGCCGGTCACGGTCTACGGCGTCGCGACCGCCCTGATGCGGAATCCGGAGGCGGTCGCCGCCATGAAGGAGGCCGGCTGGGAGATCGCGAGCCACGGCCTCAAGTGGATCGACTACAAGGATTTCTCCTCGGACGAGGAGCGCGCGCACATGCGCGAGGCGATCCGCATCCACACGGAAGCGACGGGCAGCCGCCCGCTCGGGTGGTACACGGGGCGCACCTCCGAGCACACCAACCGGCTCGTCGCAGAGGAGGGCGGCTTCCTCTACAGCGCCGATTCCTATGCGGACGATCTGCCCTACTGGGAACCGGGCCCGAAGGGGCCGCTCCTGATCGTGCCCTATACCCTCGACGCCAACGACATGCGCTTCGCGACGCCGCAGGGGTTCAACTCCGGCGACCAGTTCTTCGCCTATCTCAAGGACACGTTCGACACGCTCTACGCGGAGGGCGAGCATGCGCCGAAGATGATGTCGGTGGGCCTCCATTGCCGCCTCGTCGGCCGGCCGGGGCGGGCGGCCGCCCTCGCGCGGTTCCTCGACTACGTGATGTCCCACGATGCGGTCTGGGCCGCGCCGCGCATCGACATCGCGCGGCACTGGATCCGCCACCACCGCCCCGCCGGGCTCAAGCCCAGCACCATGAGCCGGGCGGTCTTCGTGGAGCTGTTCGGCGACGTGTTCGAGCATTCTCCATGGATCGCCGAGCGCGCCTACGACGAGGGCTTCACCGCGGCGCAGGACACGGCGGAAGGGCTGCACGCGGCCATGGTGCACGTGCTCTCCCAGGCGAGCCGCGAGCAGAAGCTGGCGCTGATCCGCGCGCATCCCGACCTCGCGGGGCGGCTGAAGCTGGCCGACCTCACGTCCGATTCCCGCAGCGAGCAGACCTCGGCGGGCCTCGACAGCCTGAGCGAGGAGGAGCGCGACCGCTTCCTTTCCCTGAACGACGCCTACAAGCAGAAATTCGGCTTCCCGTTCATCATGGCGGTGAAAGGCCGGACGAAGGAGGAGATCCTGGCCGCGTTCGAGGAGCGCCTCCGGCACGATCCGGACCGCGAGTTCGACACGGCCGTCGTGCAGATCGAGCTGATCGCGCTCCTGCGGCTGAAGGACCGGCTGCCTTCGCTCGCCGACGTGTTCTCGTCGCTGGCCTGA